A window of the Streptomyces griseochromogenes genome harbors these coding sequences:
- the sthA gene encoding Si-specific NAD(P)(+) transhydrogenase yields the protein MPDFDMLVIGSGPGGQKAAIAAAKLGRRVAVVDRPDMIGGVSLHTGTIPSKTLREAVLYLTGLTQRDLYGQSYRLKDDITVGDLTARTRHVVGREVDVVRSQLARNQVAVYSGTGRFTGPHTVTLRDEVSGNERLLNAEHIVIATGTRPARPDSVEFDGRTIMDSDNVLSLERVPRSMVIVGAGVIGMEYASMFAALGSKVTVVEKRPAMLDLCDVEVVESLKYHLRDLAVTFRFGETVAAVERHPRGTLTVLESGKKIPADAVMYSAGRQGLTAGLDLERAGLTADPRGRIAVDEHYRTEVPHIYAVGDVIGFPALAATSMEQGRAAAYHACGEPVGRMHNLQPIGIYTIPEISFVGRTEDRLTEDRVPFEVGIARYRELARGQIIGDSHGMLKLLVSPVDRSLLGVHCFGTGATELIHIGQSVMGCGGTVDYLVDAVFNYPTLAESYKVAALDATNKLRQIDHLAD from the coding sequence GTGCCCGACTTCGACATGCTCGTGATCGGATCCGGACCCGGTGGCCAGAAGGCCGCGATCGCCGCGGCCAAGCTCGGCCGCCGGGTCGCCGTCGTCGACCGCCCCGACATGATCGGCGGGGTGTCGCTCCACACCGGCACCATCCCCTCCAAGACCCTGCGCGAGGCCGTGCTGTACCTGACCGGACTCACCCAGCGCGACCTGTACGGGCAGAGCTACCGGTTGAAGGACGACATCACCGTCGGCGACCTGACCGCGCGTACCCGGCACGTGGTCGGCCGTGAGGTGGACGTCGTCCGCAGTCAGCTGGCCCGCAACCAGGTGGCCGTGTACTCCGGGACGGGCCGGTTCACCGGCCCGCACACCGTGACCCTGCGCGACGAGGTCAGCGGAAACGAACGGCTGCTGAACGCCGAGCACATCGTGATCGCCACCGGCACCCGGCCGGCCCGCCCGGACAGCGTGGAGTTCGACGGTCGCACGATCATGGACTCGGACAACGTGCTCTCGCTGGAGCGGGTGCCGCGCTCGATGGTGATCGTGGGTGCCGGTGTGATCGGCATGGAGTACGCCTCGATGTTCGCCGCGCTCGGCAGCAAGGTGACCGTCGTGGAGAAGCGGCCCGCAATGCTGGACCTGTGCGACGTGGAGGTCGTGGAGTCGCTCAAGTACCACCTGCGGGACCTCGCCGTGACCTTCCGCTTCGGAGAGACCGTCGCGGCCGTCGAACGCCATCCCCGGGGCACGCTGACCGTGCTGGAGAGCGGCAAGAAGATCCCCGCCGACGCGGTGATGTACTCGGCGGGCCGCCAGGGGCTCACGGCGGGACTCGACCTGGAGCGGGCGGGGCTGACGGCCGATCCACGCGGCAGGATCGCGGTGGACGAGCACTACCGCACCGAGGTGCCGCACATCTACGCCGTCGGTGACGTGATCGGTTTCCCGGCCCTCGCGGCGACCTCGATGGAACAGGGCCGGGCGGCCGCGTATCACGCCTGCGGGGAGCCGGTCGGGCGCATGCACAACCTCCAGCCGATCGGCATCTACACGATCCCGGAGATCAGCTTCGTCGGCCGCACCGAGGACCGACTCACCGAGGACCGCGTCCCCTTCGAGGTGGGCATCGCCCGCTACCGGGAGCTGGCCCGGGGCCAGATCATCGGGGACTCCCACGGCATGCTGAAGCTGCTGGTCTCCCCGGTGGACCGCAGCCTGCTCGGCGTGCACTGCTTCGGCACGGGCGCCACCGAGCTGATCCACATCGGCCAGTCCGTGATGGGCTGCGGCGGCACGGTCGACTACCTGGTCGACGCGGTCTTCAACTACCCGACGCTGGCGGAGTCGTACAAAGTGGCAGCCCTGGACGCGACCAACAAGCTGCGCCAGATCGATCATCTGGCCGACTGA
- a CDS encoding HIT family protein, giving the protein MTSEVFGVSDCAFCGIGRGEIDEDLVVCRSDNVFVVPALKQRRRNPGHALVLPVSHVTGLHEVPTELLHEIFEVTARVTAAVKDAYGAVGSSVLQNNHIPGQVLHHVHVHVVPRFDGDAFRMPDPELCEAPRSVRLERAGALREALRLGS; this is encoded by the coding sequence GTGACTTCGGAGGTCTTCGGGGTGAGCGACTGCGCCTTCTGCGGGATCGGACGAGGCGAGATCGACGAAGACCTGGTCGTCTGCCGTTCGGACAACGTCTTCGTCGTCCCCGCGCTCAAGCAGCGACGGCGCAACCCCGGTCACGCGCTTGTCCTGCCGGTGTCGCACGTGACCGGTCTGCATGAGGTACCGACCGAGCTCCTGCATGAGATCTTCGAGGTCACGGCGCGAGTGACCGCCGCCGTGAAGGACGCCTACGGGGCCGTCGGAAGCAGCGTCCTGCAGAACAACCACATCCCGGGTCAAGTCCTTCACCACGTGCACGTCCATGTCGTCCCCCGGTTCGACGGCGACGCGTTCCGCATGCCCGACCCGGAACTGTGCGAGGCGCCGAGGAGCGTACGGCTCGAGCGTGCCGGCGCGTTGCGTGAGGCATTGCGGCTGGGAAGTTGA
- a CDS encoding DUF885 domain-containing protein: MSEKPSTPRRIADDHVAQVAALDPMISTRLGVHPEDERQPDLSPEGFEALAEQARRALRALDATERAAEKDGVVLEGAERTCARLLRERLTAQLALHEAGDHFRELRNVSSPLHKVRSIFTLMPTGTDQDWAAVAGRLRNLPGALDGYRATLTEGIARGLLCAPRQVLAVSGQLAAWTGQESDGASWFAGFVAAAPDRLRPELDAAADRATSAVAGFRDWLLGTYLPAADGTPDAVGRERYLRSARWSNGTGPDPAEAYAWAWEEFHRTAAEMLAEAGRILPGATVRETMDHLNRYGHAITGEENIRGWLQDIIDEAIDALDGTHFDISGPLRRVETRIAPPGSSGAPYYTGPSLDFSRPGRTYLPTLGQQTFPTWEIVSTWYHEGVPGHHLQTAHWTAAADRLSRYQITLGAVSADKEGWALYAERLMDELGFLTDPARRLGYLDKQMLRIIRVIIDIGMHLELTVPADSGFHPGERWTPDLATAFMADHHGSDTARRTSEIDRYLGWPGQAIGYKLGERAWLQGRDAARRRLGSAFDLKTWHRNALTQGSLGLADLADNLASL, translated from the coding sequence ATGTCCGAGAAGCCGAGCACCCCGCGCCGGATCGCCGACGACCACGTCGCGCAGGTCGCCGCCCTCGACCCCATGATCTCGACCCGACTCGGTGTGCACCCCGAGGACGAACGGCAGCCGGATCTGTCGCCCGAGGGCTTCGAGGCGCTCGCCGAGCAGGCCCGGCGAGCGCTGCGCGCGCTCGACGCCACCGAGCGGGCCGCCGAGAAGGACGGTGTGGTGCTGGAGGGCGCCGAGCGCACCTGTGCCCGGTTGCTGCGGGAACGGCTGACCGCGCAACTCGCCCTGCACGAGGCGGGCGACCACTTCCGCGAGCTGCGCAACGTCAGCTCTCCCCTGCACAAAGTACGGAGCATCTTCACCCTGATGCCCACCGGCACCGACCAGGACTGGGCTGCCGTCGCCGGGCGGCTGCGCAATCTGCCCGGCGCGCTGGACGGATACCGGGCGACCCTGACCGAGGGCATCGCCCGCGGGCTGCTGTGCGCGCCCCGCCAGGTCCTGGCCGTCAGCGGGCAGCTCGCCGCCTGGACCGGTCAGGAGTCCGACGGCGCGAGCTGGTTCGCCGGGTTCGTGGCCGCGGCTCCGGATCGGCTCAGGCCCGAGCTGGACGCCGCCGCCGACCGGGCGACGAGCGCGGTGGCCGGATTCCGTGACTGGCTGCTCGGCACGTACCTGCCCGCCGCGGACGGCACCCCGGACGCCGTCGGACGCGAGCGCTATCTGCGCTCGGCCCGCTGGTCCAACGGCACCGGCCCGGACCCGGCCGAGGCTTACGCCTGGGCCTGGGAGGAGTTCCACCGCACGGCTGCCGAGATGCTGGCCGAGGCCGGCCGGATCCTCCCGGGCGCCACCGTCCGGGAGACCATGGACCATCTGAACCGGTACGGCCACGCCATCACGGGTGAGGAGAACATCCGCGGCTGGCTCCAGGACATCATCGACGAGGCGATCGACGCGCTCGACGGCACCCACTTCGACATCTCCGGCCCGCTCCGCCGGGTCGAGACGAGGATCGCGCCGCCGGGCAGCTCGGGCGCTCCCTACTACACCGGCCCCAGCCTGGACTTCAGCCGCCCCGGGCGCACGTACCTGCCCACTTTGGGCCAACAGACGTTCCCCACCTGGGAGATCGTCAGCACCTGGTACCACGAGGGCGTTCCCGGGCACCATCTGCAGACCGCGCACTGGACCGCCGCCGCGGACCGTCTCAGCCGCTATCAGATCACCCTCGGCGCCGTCAGCGCCGACAAGGAAGGCTGGGCCCTGTACGCCGAGCGTCTGATGGACGAACTGGGCTTTCTCACGGACCCCGCCCGCCGCCTCGGGTATCTGGACAAGCAGATGCTCCGGATCATCCGAGTGATCATCGACATCGGCATGCACCTGGAACTGACCGTGCCGGCCGACTCCGGCTTCCATCCCGGCGAACGCTGGACCCCGGACCTCGCCACCGCGTTCATGGCCGACCACCACGGCAGCGACACCGCCCGTCGGACCAGCGAGATCGACCGCTATCTCGGCTGGCCCGGCCAGGCCATCGGCTACAAGCTGGGAGAGCGCGCCTGGCTGCAGGGGCGCGACGCCGCCCGCCGCCGCCTGGGCTCCGCCTTCGACCTGAAGACCTGGCACAGGAACGCGCTCACCCAGGGCTCCCTCGGCCTCGCCGACCTGGCGGACAACCTCGCGTCTCTGTGA
- a CDS encoding MOSC and FAD-binding oxidoreductase domain-containing protein yields the protein MATLLSVNVGMPRDVAWQGRTVHTGAWKSPVDGPRTVRRLNIDGDGQGDLAGHGGEMRAVLVYQLDSYRYWQKHLGRDDLSFGMFGENFTVDGLPDDDVCIGDRYRIGEAEFEVTQPRVTCYRVGLRLGEPTMASLLVAHHRPGFYLRVLTEGGVQAGDEITLTRKGPEALSVADTDALLYLPDRDPAKLRRALNIPALSPGWQQSFRELAAARQPGREPGWPGGLGTAQQPREEPGWPGFKPMRVARIVPETPTISSIYLNTTDGTPLPEARPGQYLSVRLAAGDTAPTVRSYSLSSAPSADAYRISVKHEARGKVSAYIHDTLRAGDLLDIASPRGTFVLAEGTRPVVLISAGIGATPVLAMLHRLAAARDPRPLWWIHVAHDRAHHAFADETHALLAQLPGAHEHVYYTAEAAPRPGEHHIDQGRPTASKLVATGIPTDADAYLCGPSAFMDDLGRVLRDHGLRPERIHTEQFSALPAINPGVTPTAAVPPHRPPGPPGTGPLVTFARSGITTPWSPAHASLLGLAEACDIPTRWSCRTGVCHTCVTHLVSGDITYTTPPLEPPETGTVLVCCSEPATEVVLDL from the coding sequence ATGGCGACGCTGCTGTCCGTCAACGTGGGGATGCCCAGGGACGTCGCCTGGCAGGGAAGGACGGTCCACACCGGAGCCTGGAAGTCGCCCGTCGACGGGCCCCGGACGGTGCGGCGCCTGAACATCGACGGAGACGGTCAGGGAGACCTGGCCGGGCACGGCGGCGAGATGCGCGCCGTCCTCGTCTACCAGCTGGATTCCTACCGGTACTGGCAGAAGCACCTCGGTCGCGACGACCTGTCCTTCGGGATGTTCGGGGAGAACTTCACCGTCGACGGGCTGCCGGACGACGACGTGTGCATCGGTGACCGGTACCGCATCGGCGAGGCCGAGTTCGAAGTCACCCAGCCGCGCGTCACCTGCTACCGCGTCGGCCTGCGGCTGGGCGAACCCACCATGGCCTCCCTGCTGGTCGCCCACCACCGCCCCGGCTTCTACCTGCGCGTCCTCACCGAGGGAGGCGTGCAGGCCGGCGACGAGATCACCCTGACCCGCAAGGGCCCGGAAGCACTCAGCGTCGCCGACACCGACGCGCTGCTCTACCTCCCCGACCGCGACCCCGCGAAGCTGCGCAGAGCGCTGAACATCCCCGCCCTCAGCCCCGGATGGCAGCAGTCCTTCCGCGAACTCGCCGCCGCCCGGCAGCCCGGACGGGAACCTGGATGGCCCGGCGGACTCGGCACCGCCCAGCAGCCCCGTGAAGAGCCGGGGTGGCCGGGCTTCAAACCCATGCGCGTCGCCCGTATCGTCCCCGAGACACCCACCATCTCGTCGATCTACCTCAACACCACCGACGGCACTCCCCTGCCCGAGGCCCGCCCGGGCCAGTACCTCTCCGTCCGCCTCGCCGCCGGCGACACCGCACCCACCGTACGCAGCTACTCCCTGTCCTCCGCGCCCAGCGCCGACGCCTACCGCATCAGCGTCAAGCACGAGGCCCGGGGGAAGGTCAGCGCCTACATCCACGACACGCTCCGCGCCGGGGACCTCTTGGACATCGCCAGCCCCCGCGGAACGTTCGTGCTCGCGGAAGGCACCCGCCCGGTCGTCCTCATCTCCGCGGGGATCGGCGCCACCCCCGTGCTCGCCATGCTCCACCGGCTCGCCGCCGCCCGAGACCCGCGCCCCCTCTGGTGGATCCACGTCGCCCACGACCGCGCCCATCACGCCTTCGCGGACGAGACCCACGCGCTCCTGGCTCAACTCCCCGGCGCCCACGAGCACGTCTACTACACCGCCGAGGCCGCCCCGCGACCCGGAGAGCACCACATCGACCAGGGCCGTCCGACCGCCTCAAAGCTCGTGGCCACGGGCATCCCCACCGACGCCGACGCCTACCTGTGCGGACCGTCCGCCTTCATGGACGACCTCGGCAGAGTCCTGCGCGACCACGGCCTGCGCCCCGAGCGGATCCATACAGAACAGTTCAGCGCCCTGCCCGCCATCAACCCCGGCGTCACGCCCACCGCCGCCGTCCCGCCACACCGGCCACCGGGCCCTCCTGGCACCGGCCCTCTCGTCACCTTCGCCCGCAGCGGCATCACCACCCCCTGGTCGCCCGCTCACGCCTCGCTGCTCGGTCTCGCCGAGGCCTGCGACATCCCCACCCGCTGGTCCTGCCGCACCGGGGTCTGTCACACCTGCGTCACTCACCTGGTGTCGGGCGACATCACCTACACCACCCCGCCCCTCGAACCTCCCGAGACCGGCACCGTCCTCGTCTGCTGCAGCGAACCGGCAACCGAAGTCGTCCTCGACCTGTGA
- a CDS encoding alpha/beta fold hydrolase — MASAVHHRTATVGDLEVFYREAGDPKAPTVLLLHGFPTSSHMFRHLIPALADRYHVIAPDHIGFGQSAMPAPRDFPYTFEALTEVTSGLLRHLGIDRFAMYVQDYGAPIGWRLALKAPDRITAIITQNGNAYEEGFVRPFWDGVFAYTEAPGPDTEAPMRAALTLEVTRWQYVNGVADPSLVSPDNWVHDQALLDRPGNDEIQLRLFRDYPTNVGLYPRVHQYFRDSQVPLLAVWGANDEIFGPEGAKAFSRDLPGAEIHLLESGHFALESHLEPITEHIRDFLARVLA; from the coding sequence ATGGCTTCCGCAGTCCACCACCGCACCGCCACCGTCGGAGACCTCGAAGTCTTCTACCGGGAGGCCGGCGACCCGAAGGCACCGACCGTGCTCCTGCTCCACGGCTTCCCGACCAGCTCGCACATGTTCCGCCACCTGATCCCTGCGCTCGCCGACCGCTACCACGTGATCGCCCCCGACCACATCGGGTTCGGTCAGTCCGCCATGCCCGCCCCGCGGGACTTCCCGTACACCTTCGAGGCCCTCACCGAGGTCACCTCCGGCCTGCTCCGGCACCTGGGCATCGACCGGTTCGCGATGTACGTCCAGGACTACGGCGCCCCCATCGGCTGGCGGCTCGCACTGAAGGCCCCGGACCGCATCACCGCGATCATCACCCAGAACGGAAACGCCTACGAAGAGGGCTTCGTCAGGCCCTTCTGGGACGGAGTCTTCGCCTACACCGAGGCCCCGGGACCGGACACCGAGGCCCCCATGCGAGCCGCCCTGACCCTTGAGGTCACCCGTTGGCAGTACGTGAACGGAGTCGCCGACCCCAGCCTGGTCAGCCCCGACAACTGGGTCCACGACCAGGCGCTGCTGGACCGCCCCGGAAACGACGAGATCCAGCTCAGGCTCTTCCGCGACTACCCGACCAACGTCGGCCTCTACCCGCGCGTACACCAGTACTTCCGCGATTCCCAGGTCCCGCTGCTGGCGGTCTGGGGAGCGAACGACGAGATCTTCGGCCCCGAGGGCGCGAAGGCCTTCAGCCGGGACCTGCCCGGCGCCGAGATCCACCTGCTCGAGTCCGGGCACTTCGCCCTGGAGAGCCACCTGGAGCCCATCACCGAGCACATCCGCGACTTCCTCGCCCGCGTCCTCGCCTGA
- a CDS encoding DUF427 domain-containing protein: MGLSWQQGPLSAGAVGHFLTADPLPERLLFAERLRRRMRVRFDSAWIADSENVVLLHEPGRYPVAYFPHEDIGERVLVAGGKVTHHKDLGETAWYAVRAGDRTTERAAWEFTAPPDHAAELRGRIAFAWRAMDAFYEEDERILGHAADPYHRIDIRSTSRTLEVRLGDTVIARSERPLVLYESGFAPRWYVPRADIDESRLRPVEGRTFCPYKGLCDYYDIGAARRAAWAYRDPYREADRIGGLVSFEPDEVEVRLDGTRLRLEPGQNVVPHGVDRGLDADEAEPS; the protein is encoded by the coding sequence ATGGGACTGTCCTGGCAACAAGGCCCCCTCTCCGCGGGCGCCGTCGGACACTTCCTCACCGCCGACCCCCTGCCCGAGCGACTCCTGTTCGCCGAGCGGCTGCGCCGCCGTATGCGGGTGAGGTTCGACAGCGCCTGGATCGCCGACAGCGAGAACGTCGTCCTCCTGCACGAACCGGGCCGCTACCCGGTCGCCTACTTCCCCCACGAGGACATCGGCGAGCGGGTCCTGGTCGCAGGCGGCAAGGTCACCCACCACAAGGACCTCGGCGAGACGGCCTGGTACGCGGTGCGGGCCGGTGACCGCACCACCGAGCGCGCTGCCTGGGAGTTCACCGCCCCGCCCGATCACGCCGCCGAGCTCCGGGGCCGTATCGCCTTCGCCTGGCGAGCCATGGACGCCTTCTACGAGGAGGACGAGCGCATCCTCGGACACGCGGCGGACCCGTACCACCGCATCGACATCCGCAGCACCTCCCGCACGCTGGAAGTCCGGCTCGGCGACACCGTGATCGCCCGGTCCGAGCGCCCGCTCGTGCTCTACGAGTCCGGATTCGCCCCGCGCTGGTACGTCCCGCGTGCCGACATCGACGAGAGCCGGCTGCGCCCCGTCGAAGGCCGGACGTTCTGTCCCTACAAGGGCCTGTGCGACTACTACGACATCGGCGCCGCGCGCCGCGCGGCCTGGGCGTACCGCGACCCCTACCGAGAGGCCGACAGGATCGGCGGCCTGGTGTCGTTCGAACCGGACGAGGTGGAGGTCCGCCTCGACGGCACACGCCTGCGCCTCGAACCCGGGCAGAACGTCGTCCCCCACGGCGTCGACCGTGGCCTCGACGCCGACGAGGCCGAGCCCAGCTGA
- a CDS encoding dihydrolipoyl dehydrogenase family protein produces the protein MSATSDNQTGGIYDVIVLGAGPVGQNVADHARAAGLSVAVVERELVGGECSYWACVPSKALLRPVIAVADARRVDGARQAVTGRLDTGRVFARRNRYVTDWDDTGQAEWVKSIGADLFRGHGRIAGPRRVTVTGDDGAHHSLTARHAVAIATGSGPALPDIPGIEEARPWTNRHGTDSSSVPARLVVVGGGGVGVEMATLWQGLGSQVTLLVRRRLLPRMESFAGELIERSLTEAGAEVRTGVQVTGLRRPDPAGPVTLTLDDGGELEADEVLFATGRAPATGDIGLDTVGLTPGSWLDVDTTCLVDGVDGDWLYALGDVNHRALLTHQGKYQARTAGDAIAARAAGRPVDDAPWGDHATTADQHAVPQVFFTDPEAAAVGLSAEQATGAGHRVQVVDVEFDAAQGAKLYADGYRGHARMVVDLDREVLLGVTFVGPGVSELLHSATVAVAGEVPLKRLRHAIACFPTVSEIWLFLLAAYRRD, from the coding sequence ATGAGTGCAACCAGCGACAACCAGACGGGCGGCATCTACGACGTGATCGTTCTGGGCGCCGGACCGGTCGGCCAGAACGTCGCCGACCATGCCCGGGCCGCCGGGCTCTCGGTGGCCGTGGTGGAGCGTGAACTCGTCGGGGGCGAATGCTCCTACTGGGCCTGCGTCCCCAGCAAGGCGCTGCTGCGGCCGGTCATCGCGGTCGCCGACGCCCGCCGCGTGGACGGCGCCCGGCAGGCCGTCACCGGCCGGCTCGACACCGGAAGGGTCTTCGCCCGCCGCAACCGCTATGTCACCGACTGGGACGACACCGGCCAGGCCGAGTGGGTGAAGTCCATCGGCGCCGACCTCTTCCGCGGTCACGGACGGATCGCGGGTCCCCGCCGAGTCACGGTCACCGGCGACGACGGCGCACACCACAGCCTCACCGCCCGGCACGCCGTGGCCATCGCCACCGGCAGCGGGCCGGCGCTGCCCGACATCCCCGGCATCGAGGAGGCCCGGCCGTGGACGAACCGGCACGGTACCGACTCCAGCAGCGTGCCCGCCCGGCTCGTCGTCGTGGGCGGCGGGGGCGTGGGCGTGGAGATGGCCACCCTCTGGCAGGGCCTCGGCTCTCAGGTCACCCTGCTCGTCCGGCGCCGGCTGCTCCCGCGCATGGAATCCTTCGCGGGCGAGCTGATCGAACGCAGCCTCACCGAGGCGGGCGCCGAAGTGCGCACCGGCGTGCAGGTCACCGGCCTGCGCCGCCCCGACCCCGCAGGACCCGTCACCCTCACCCTGGACGACGGCGGCGAACTGGAGGCCGACGAGGTGCTGTTCGCCACCGGCCGCGCACCCGCTACCGGTGACATCGGCCTGGACACGGTCGGTCTCACCCCGGGCTCGTGGCTGGACGTGGACACCACCTGCCTGGTCGACGGTGTCGACGGCGACTGGCTGTACGCCCTCGGGGACGTCAACCACCGTGCCCTGCTCACCCACCAGGGCAAGTACCAGGCCCGTACCGCCGGCGACGCCATCGCCGCCCGAGCCGCCGGCCGGCCGGTGGACGACGCCCCCTGGGGCGACCACGCCACCACCGCCGACCAGCACGCCGTACCCCAGGTGTTCTTCACCGACCCCGAGGCGGCGGCGGTGGGGCTGAGCGCCGAGCAGGCCACCGGGGCCGGCCACCGCGTCCAGGTCGTCGACGTCGAGTTCGACGCCGCCCAGGGTGCCAAGCTCTACGCCGACGGCTACCGGGGTCACGCCCGGATGGTCGTCGACCTCGACCGGGAGGTCCTGCTCGGGGTGACCTTCGTCGGCCCGGGCGTCAGCGAGCTCCTGCACTCGGCCACCGTCGCCGTCGCGGGCGAGGTCCCGCTCAAACGGCTCAGGCACGCGATCGCCTGCTTCCCGACCGTCAGCGAGATCTGGCTCTTCCTCCTCGCCGCCTACCGGCGCGACTGA
- the rox gene encoding rifampin monooxygenase codes for MIDVIVVGGGPTGLMLAAELRLHGVHTVVLEKEAEPGKVVRALGLHARSIEIMDQRGLLDRFLALGRQYPVGGFFAAIGKPAPDRLDSAHAYVLGIPQTTTDRLLAEHAAELGAEIRRGRELVGLSQDEDGVTAELADGTRLRSRYLVGCDGGRSKVRKLLGVGFPGEPSRVDTLLGEMEVGVPPETLADRMAEVRKTQKRFGFMPLGDGVHRVVVPAAGVAEDRSVPPSFEEVRQQLRVVAGTDFGVHSPRWLSRFGDGTRLAERYRAGRVLLAGDAAHVHPPTGGQGLNLGVQDAFNLGWKLAAEVGGWAPEGLLDTYETERRPVAADVLDNTRAQMQLMSVEPGPQAVRRLVSELMDFEEVNRYLTEKIIAIGIRYDFGEGHELLGRRQRDVELGQGRLYELMHAGRGLLLDRTGRLSVAGWADRIDHVVDVSDVGEELDAPAVLLRPDGHVAWAGDDQADLLRQIPRWFGAPVTDRAVGAGRVGGPGAMAQSRR; via the coding sequence ATGATTGACGTCATCGTGGTCGGCGGAGGACCGACCGGATTGATGCTGGCCGCCGAGTTGCGGCTCCACGGCGTCCACACGGTCGTGCTGGAGAAGGAGGCGGAACCGGGCAAGGTCGTCCGCGCGCTCGGCCTGCACGCACGCAGCATCGAGATCATGGACCAGCGCGGTCTGCTGGACCGGTTCCTCGCGCTCGGCCGGCAGTACCCGGTCGGCGGCTTCTTCGCCGCCATCGGCAAGCCGGCGCCGGACCGGTTGGACAGCGCGCACGCGTACGTCCTCGGCATCCCGCAGACCACCACCGATCGCCTGCTGGCCGAGCACGCCGCCGAACTCGGCGCCGAGATCCGCCGCGGCCGCGAACTGGTCGGGCTGAGCCAGGACGAGGACGGGGTGACCGCCGAGCTGGCCGACGGCACGCGGCTGCGTTCGCGCTATCTCGTCGGCTGCGACGGCGGTCGCAGCAAGGTGCGCAAGCTGCTCGGCGTCGGCTTCCCCGGCGAGCCCAGCAGGGTCGACACGCTGCTGGGCGAGATGGAGGTGGGCGTGCCGCCGGAAACGCTGGCCGACAGGATGGCCGAAGTCCGCAAGACCCAGAAGCGGTTCGGCTTCATGCCCCTGGGCGACGGGGTGCACCGCGTCGTCGTGCCCGCCGCGGGGGTGGCCGAGGACCGCTCGGTCCCGCCGTCCTTCGAGGAGGTCAGGCAGCAGCTTCGGGTGGTCGCCGGCACCGACTTCGGGGTGCACTCACCGCGCTGGCTCTCCCGCTTCGGCGACGGGACCCGGCTCGCCGAGCGCTACCGGGCCGGCCGGGTGCTCCTGGCCGGCGACGCGGCGCACGTCCACCCGCCGACCGGCGGACAGGGGCTCAACCTCGGAGTCCAGGACGCGTTCAACCTCGGCTGGAAACTGGCCGCCGAGGTGGGCGGCTGGGCGCCGGAAGGGCTGCTGGACACCTACGAGACCGAACGGCGCCCGGTGGCCGCCGACGTGCTCGACAACACCCGCGCGCAGATGCAGTTGATGTCCGTCGAGCCGGGGCCCCAGGCAGTGCGCCGGCTGGTGTCGGAACTGATGGACTTCGAGGAGGTGAACCGGTACCTGACCGAGAAGATCATCGCGATCGGGATCCGCTACGACTTCGGCGAGGGGCACGAACTGCTCGGCCGGCGACAGCGGGACGTGGAGCTGGGGCAGGGTCGGCTCTACGAGCTGATGCACGCCGGCCGCGGGCTGCTGCTCGACCGGACCGGCCGGCTCTCGGTGGCGGGCTGGGCGGATCGGATCGACCATGTCGTCGACGTCAGCGACGTCGGCGAGGAGCTGGACGCGCCCGCGGTGCTGCTGCGGCCGGACGGTCATGTGGCCTGGGCCGGCGACGACCAGGCGGACCTGCTCAGGCAGATCCCGAGGTGGTTCGGCGCGCCTGTGACCGACCGTGCCGTCGGGGCGGGGAGGGTGGGTGGCCCGGGCGCCATGGCTCAGTCGCGCCGGTAG